The following are encoded together in the Humulus lupulus chromosome 5, drHumLupu1.1, whole genome shotgun sequence genome:
- the LOC133780001 gene encoding uncharacterized protein LOC133780001 — protein MTSTEVVSYAEVLDRALAAEYLEERIWKDNIARRENHRNKSFHESNKRKDNEGQNSGVDKRPRPPVTNSNNHNSQNHSNRNNRLNDRNSGNQQGNRVEYPTCPKCTKKHLGECQEDSKKCFKCGQTGHLRKNCPQWKAGQNNNSNQMLARVFALTQNEAANSNTVVTGQLPISVEGREFLADLIELSIRDYDVILGMDWLSKHGATIDCRKKTVEFRPK, from the exons ATGACCAGCACTGAGGTGGTCAGTTATGCAGAGGTACTAGATAGAGCTCTTGCGGCGGAATATTTGGAGGAACGGATATGGAAGGATAATATCGCTAGAAGAGAGAACCACCGTAATAAGAGCTTCCATGAGAGTAACAAGAGAAAGGATAATGAAGGGCAGAATAGTGGGGTTGATAAAAGACCTAGACCTCCAGTCACGAACAGCAACAACCACAACTCTCAGAACCATAGCAACCGCAATAACCGCTTAAATGACCGGAACAGTGGGAACCAACAAGGCAACCGAGTCGAGTATCCTACCTGCCCTAAATGCACGAAGAAACACCTAGGAGAGTGCCAAGAAGATTCCAAAAAATGCTTCAAGTGCGGCCAAACAGGACACTTGCggaagaattgcccacaatggaaggcaGGACAGAATAACAATAGCAATCAGATGCTAGCAAGAGTCTTCGCCTTAACTCAGAATGAAGCGGCCAATAGCAACACCGTGGTTACAGGTCaactccctatatctg TAGAAGGCAGGGAGTTCCTAGCAGATCTCATAGAACTGAGTATACGAGATTATGATGTTATactcggcatggattggttatctaAACATGGGGCTACGATAGACTGTCGAAAGAAGACCGTGGAGTTCAGGCCAAAGTAA
- the LOC133834014 gene encoding negative regulator of systemic acquired resistance SNI1-like, whose protein sequence is MSWAHLKESLLNMLLVYDEPKWKLEIVVQYFWKYVGKPSVRTRRSNGSVDDTTFSGALKCFSDITGTKSAVKRIVTEVIQLLLVHGFQVIGLALYELIYIPVNK, encoded by the exons ATGAGCTGGGCGCATTTGAAAGAGTCTTTGCTTAACATGCTTTTG GTATACGATGAACCTAAATGGAAGCTTGAAATTGTTGTGCAGTACTTTTGGAAATATGTGGGAAAG CCTTCTGTCCGTACTCGTAGGTCTAATGGTTCTGTAGATGATACAACATTTAGTGGAGCATTGAAGTGCTTTTCAGATATCACCGGCACAAAAAGCGCTGTTAAAAGAATTGTGACTGAAGTAATTCAGTTACTCTTAGTACATGGATTTCAGGTGATTGGTCTTGCTCTTTATGAACTTATCTATATACCTGTTAATAAGTAA